In Geobacillus kaustophilus, a genomic segment contains:
- the pnp gene encoding polyribonucleotide nucleotidyltransferase: MEQEKRVFSIDVAGRPLIVETGKLAKQANGAALVRYGDTVVLSTATASREAKNVDFFPLTVNYEERLYAVGKIPGGFIKREGRPSEKAILVSRLIDRPIRPLFAEGFRNEVQVVSMVMSVDQDCAPEVAALIGSSVALTISDIPFEGPIAGVIVGRVDGQFVINPTVEQMEKSDLHLVVAGTKDAINMVEAGADEVPEEVILEAIMFGHEEVKRLIAFQEEIAAQVGKEKMEVVLYEPDPALEAEIRQLAEADIKRAVQVPEKLARDAAIEDVKAGVIAKYEAEEADEEKLKQVQEILHKLVKEEVRRLITVEKIRPDGRKVDEIRPLSSAVGVLPRTHGSGLFTRGQTQVLSVCTLGALGDVQILDGLDLEESKRFMHHYNFPPFSVGETGPMRGPGRREIGHGALGERALEPVVPSEREFPYTIRLVSEVLESNGSTSQASICASTLAMMDAGVPIKAPVAGIAMGLVKNDDHYTILTDIQGIEDHLGDMDFKVAGTRKGVTALQMDIKIKGLTREILEEALMQARKGRLEILDHMMQTLSEPRKELSKYAPKILIMHINPDKIREVIGPSGKQINKIIDETGVKIDIEQDGTIFISSVDEAANQKAKQIIEDIVREVEVGQVYLGKVKRIEKFGAFVELFNGKDGLVHISELAEGRVGKVEDVVSIGDEILVKVTEIDKQGRVNLSRKAVLRDARNIGGELPRESREKRGRRPERHRMKP, translated from the coding sequence ATGGAACAAGAGAAACGCGTGTTTTCCATCGATGTGGCGGGGCGGCCGCTCATCGTCGAAACTGGCAAGCTGGCGAAACAGGCGAATGGTGCGGCGCTCGTCCGCTACGGCGATACGGTCGTGTTGAGCACAGCCACCGCGTCGCGAGAGGCAAAAAACGTTGACTTTTTTCCGCTCACCGTCAACTACGAGGAACGGTTGTATGCGGTTGGGAAAATTCCTGGAGGGTTTATTAAGCGTGAAGGTCGCCCGAGCGAGAAAGCCATTTTGGTGAGCCGTCTCATCGACCGACCGATTCGCCCGCTGTTTGCCGAAGGATTCCGCAACGAAGTGCAAGTCGTCTCGATGGTCATGAGTGTTGATCAAGACTGCGCGCCGGAAGTAGCGGCCTTAATCGGTTCGTCGGTGGCGCTGACGATTTCCGATATTCCGTTTGAAGGACCGATCGCCGGTGTCATCGTTGGCCGCGTCGACGGCCAGTTTGTCATCAATCCGACGGTCGAGCAAATGGAAAAAAGCGATCTGCATCTTGTCGTCGCCGGCACAAAAGATGCGATCAACATGGTGGAAGCTGGGGCAGATGAGGTGCCGGAAGAAGTGATTCTTGAAGCGATCATGTTCGGCCATGAGGAAGTGAAGCGGCTCATCGCCTTCCAAGAGGAAATCGCCGCCCAAGTCGGCAAAGAAAAAATGGAAGTCGTCCTTTATGAGCCGGATCCAGCGCTGGAGGCGGAAATCCGCCAGCTTGCCGAGGCCGACATTAAGCGAGCGGTGCAAGTGCCGGAGAAACTGGCGCGCGATGCGGCCATTGAAGATGTGAAAGCTGGCGTCATCGCCAAATATGAGGCGGAAGAAGCGGATGAGGAGAAGCTCAAGCAAGTACAGGAAATTTTGCATAAGCTCGTAAAAGAGGAAGTGCGCCGTTTGATCACGGTCGAGAAAATCCGTCCGGACGGGCGCAAAGTCGATGAAATCCGTCCGCTCTCATCGGCTGTCGGCGTCCTGCCGCGCACGCACGGCTCCGGTTTGTTTACGCGCGGGCAGACGCAAGTGTTGAGCGTTTGTACGCTTGGAGCGCTTGGCGATGTGCAAATTTTGGACGGGCTTGACCTTGAAGAATCGAAGCGGTTTATGCACCATTACAACTTCCCGCCGTTTTCCGTCGGGGAAACCGGACCGATGCGCGGGCCGGGGCGTCGTGAAATCGGACACGGGGCGCTTGGCGAACGGGCGCTTGAGCCGGTCGTGCCGTCGGAGCGTGAATTCCCGTATACGATCCGCCTCGTTTCGGAAGTGCTTGAGTCGAACGGCTCGACATCGCAGGCCAGCATTTGCGCCAGCACGCTGGCGATGATGGACGCCGGGGTGCCGATCAAAGCGCCGGTCGCCGGCATTGCCATGGGGCTTGTGAAAAACGACGATCATTATACGATTTTGACCGACATTCAAGGTATCGAGGACCATCTCGGCGATATGGACTTTAAAGTCGCCGGCACGAGAAAAGGCGTCACTGCGCTGCAAATGGACATTAAAATCAAAGGATTGACGCGTGAGATTTTGGAAGAGGCGCTCATGCAAGCGCGTAAAGGGCGGCTTGAGATTTTGGACCATATGATGCAGACGCTCAGCGAACCGCGCAAAGAGCTGTCCAAATATGCGCCGAAAATTTTGATCATGCACATCAATCCAGATAAAATCCGGGAGGTCATCGGACCAAGCGGCAAGCAGATCAACAAAATCATCGATGAAACAGGCGTCAAAATCGACATCGAACAAGACGGCACGATTTTCATCTCGTCTGTGGATGAAGCGGCCAACCAAAAAGCGAAGCAAATCATCGAAGACATCGTCCGCGAAGTCGAAGTCGGCCAAGTGTACTTAGGCAAAGTGAAACGGATTGAAAAATTCGGCGCCTTCGTTGAGTTGTTCAACGGCAAAGATGGGCTTGTCCACATTTCCGAGCTCGCTGAAGGGCGGGTCGGCAAAGTCGAAGACGTCGTTTCGATTGGCGATGAAATTTTAGTGAAAGTAACGGAAATCGATAAGCAAGGGCGCGTCAATCTGTCGCGCAAAGCGGTGTTGCGCGATGCCCGCAACATTGGAGGGGAACTGCCGCGGGAATCTAGGGAAAAACGAGGAAGACGGCCGGAGCGCCATCGCATGAAGCCTTAG
- the rpsO gene encoding 30S ribosomal protein S15: MALTQERKREIIEQFKIHENDTGSPEVQVAILTEQINNLNEHLRIHKKDHHSRRGLLKMVGKRRNLLAYLRKKDVARYRELIEKLGLRR; this comes from the coding sequence ATGGCATTGACGCAGGAGCGCAAACGCGAAATCATCGAGCAATTTAAAATCCATGAGAACGACACCGGTTCTCCGGAAGTGCAAGTTGCGATCCTGACAGAGCAAATCAACAACTTGAACGAGCATTTGCGCATTCATAAAAAAGACCATCATTCACGGCGCGGCTTGCTGAAAATGGTCGGGAAGCGCCGCAACTTATTGGCCTACTTGCGCAAGAAAGATGTGGCGCGCTACCGTGAATTGATTGAGAAACTTGGATTACGTCGATAA
- the ribF gene encoding bifunctional riboflavin kinase/FAD synthetase → METLFLSHPHRLERQALPPAVMALGYFDGIHLGHQKVIRTAVEIANERGYESAVMTFHPHPSVVLGKQSKLYSITPLGKKEQLIASLGVNRLYIVEFTPTFAALSPEAFVDQYLDGLHVKHVVAGFDFTYGRFGKGTMETMPIHARGRFGQTVIPKLAVDGEKVSSSRVRKMLENGAVEQLPRLLGRFYELEGTVVAGERRGRMIGFPTANIALNSDYALPAVGVYAVKAMIGGQVYEGVANVGYKPTFHKTREGLPNIEVHLFKFSGDIYGQTMTIEWHRRLRSEQKFASVDELTAQIARDKREAEQYFRCFTEKTCILPEKEVF, encoded by the coding sequence ATGGAAACGCTGTTTCTTTCGCATCCACACCGTCTCGAACGTCAGGCGCTCCCTCCGGCGGTGATGGCGCTCGGCTATTTCGACGGCATCCACCTTGGCCATCAAAAAGTGATCCGCACCGCGGTCGAGATCGCCAACGAGCGTGGGTACGAAAGCGCGGTGATGACGTTTCATCCTCATCCGTCCGTTGTGCTTGGCAAACAGTCCAAGCTCTACTCGATTACGCCGCTTGGCAAAAAGGAGCAGCTGATTGCATCACTTGGCGTCAACCGGCTGTACATCGTTGAATTTACGCCGACGTTTGCCGCGCTGTCGCCAGAAGCGTTCGTTGACCAATATTTGGACGGGTTGCACGTGAAACATGTCGTCGCCGGCTTCGATTTCACTTATGGGCGGTTCGGAAAAGGAACGATGGAGACGATGCCGATTCACGCGCGTGGCCGCTTTGGACAGACGGTCATTCCGAAGCTTGCGGTCGATGGGGAAAAAGTGAGCTCGTCCCGGGTGCGGAAAATGCTCGAAAACGGGGCGGTCGAACAGCTTCCCCGCCTGCTCGGCCGCTTTTACGAGCTTGAAGGAACGGTCGTTGCCGGGGAACGGCGCGGGCGGATGATCGGCTTTCCAACGGCGAACATCGCTTTAAACAGCGATTATGCCTTGCCGGCAGTCGGCGTCTATGCAGTCAAGGCGATGATCGGCGGGCAAGTATATGAAGGGGTGGCGAACGTCGGCTACAAACCGACATTCCATAAAACGCGCGAAGGATTGCCGAATATTGAAGTGCACTTGTTCAAGTTTTCCGGCGATATTTATGGACAAACGATGACCATTGAGTGGCACCGCCGTCTGCGGAGCGAGCAGAAGTTCGCCAGTGTCGACGAACTGACGGCGCAAATTGCCCGCGACAAGAGAGAGGCGGAGCAGTATTTCCGCTGTTTCACTGAAAAGACTTGCATTTTGCCGGAAAAAGAGGTATTCTAA
- the truB gene encoding tRNA pseudouridine(55) synthase TruB, producing MDGVLLLNKPKGMTSHDCVAKVRRLLGVKKAGHTGTLDPNVSGVLPICLGKATRIAEFLTGTTKTYEGKVTLGAATTTEDADGDIIAARSVDRPIARAEIEAVFDSLTGEIEQTPPMYSAVKVGGKKLYEYARAGIEVERPTRRVTIYELELLDEREQFFGETVSFRFRVTCSKGTYVRTLAVMIGERLGYPAHMSDLIRTASGPFRLEDCVTFEDVERRAADGTADALLISIERALFHLPKYEINDKVAEKVKNGALLRLPAFFEKLDGPVVLVSPEREALALYVKHPARPGLMKPLKVFR from the coding sequence ATGGACGGGGTATTGCTGCTCAATAAACCGAAAGGGATGACGTCTCACGACTGTGTGGCCAAAGTGCGCCGTCTGCTTGGCGTAAAAAAAGCGGGACACACCGGCACCCTTGACCCAAACGTGTCCGGTGTGCTGCCCATTTGCCTTGGCAAGGCGACGCGCATCGCCGAGTTTTTGACCGGGACGACGAAAACGTATGAAGGCAAAGTGACGCTTGGTGCCGCGACGACAACCGAAGATGCAGACGGCGACATCATCGCCGCCCGTTCGGTTGACCGGCCGATTGCGCGTGCGGAAATCGAAGCGGTGTTTGACAGCTTGACCGGAGAAATTGAGCAAACGCCGCCGATGTACTCCGCGGTGAAAGTGGGCGGCAAAAAACTGTATGAATACGCGCGCGCCGGCATCGAAGTCGAACGTCCGACGCGGCGCGTGACCATTTATGAGCTCGAATTGCTTGATGAACGTGAACAATTCTTTGGGGAAACGGTGTCATTTCGCTTTCGCGTCACGTGCAGCAAAGGCACGTACGTGCGTACGCTGGCGGTGATGATCGGCGAGCGGCTCGGCTATCCGGCGCATATGTCGGATCTCATCCGTACGGCGTCCGGACCGTTTCGGCTTGAAGATTGCGTAACGTTTGAAGACGTTGAGCGCCGGGCGGCCGACGGGACGGCTGATGCCTTGCTCATCTCGATCGAGCGGGCGCTTTTTCATTTGCCGAAATATGAAATCAATGATAAAGTAGCAGAGAAGGTAAAAAACGGGGCGTTGCTCCGGCTTCCCGCTTTCTTCGAGAAGCTTGACGGGCCGGTCGTGCTTGTTTCGCCCGAGCGGGAAGCGCTGGCCCTGTACGTGAAGCATCCGGCGCGCCCCGGCTTGATGAAACCGCTCAAAGTGTTTCGTTAA
- the rbfA gene encoding 30S ribosome-binding factor RbfA codes for MNIRATRVGEQMKKELSDIISRRLKDPRIGFVTVTDVRVTGDLQQAKVYISVLGDDKQREETLKALEKAKGFIRSEIGQRIRLRKTPEIFFEIDETIEYGSRIEQLIRQISSDDHPAKEADGEPNNG; via the coding sequence ATGAATATACGGGCAACTCGCGTTGGCGAGCAAATGAAAAAAGAGTTGAGCGACATCATCAGCCGCAGGCTGAAAGATCCGCGCATCGGCTTTGTCACGGTGACCGATGTGCGGGTCACCGGTGATTTGCAGCAGGCGAAAGTGTACATCAGCGTCCTCGGCGATGACAAGCAGCGCGAAGAGACGTTGAAGGCGCTCGAGAAAGCGAAAGGGTTTATCCGTTCGGAAATCGGGCAGCGCATCCGCCTTCGCAAGACGCCGGAAATTTTCTTTGAAATCGATGAAACGATTGAATACGGCAGCCGCATTGAACAGCTGATCCGGCAAATTTCAAGCGATGACCACCCGGCGAAAGAGGCGGATGGGGAGCCGAACAATGGATAG
- a CDS encoding DUF503 domain-containing protein produces the protein MIGFAACECIIYNARSLKDKRAVLQRVMTRIRQKYNVSVAEIDHQDAWQRATIGLVAITSRSRATERELERALALIDSFPELERAATSFEWL, from the coding sequence ATGATCGGCTTCGCCGCGTGCGAATGCATCATCTACAACGCCCGCTCGCTCAAGGATAAACGGGCCGTCCTGCAGCGGGTCATGACAAGAATCCGGCAAAAATATAATGTCTCTGTGGCCGAAATCGATCATCAAGATGCATGGCAGCGGGCGACCATCGGCCTTGTTGCCATTACGTCCAGAAGCCGGGCGACTGAACGGGAGCTCGAGCGGGCGCTTGCTTTGATCGACTCGTTCCCTGAGCTGGAGCGGGCGGCTACATCATTCGAGTGGTTGTAA